The following proteins come from a genomic window of Thermoleophilaceae bacterium:
- a CDS encoding DUF6458 family protein, which translates to MGIGTSLFLIAAGAILKYAVTASVSGIELATVGTILMVIGILGLVIALLYPVIANRGSGEAVQRERVSHPDEAPTRRYR; encoded by the coding sequence GTGGGCATAGGAACTTCACTCTTCCTGATCGCCGCCGGGGCGATTCTCAAGTACGCCGTCACGGCCAGCGTCTCCGGCATCGAGCTGGCCACGGTCGGCACGATCCTGATGGTCATCGGCATCCTCGGCCTGGTGATCGCCCTGCTCTACCCGGTGATCGCGAATCGCGGCAGCGGAGAGGCCGTCCAGCGCGAACGTGTCTCCCATCCGGACGAGGCACCCACCCGCCGTTACCGGTAG